GCGCGCCCAGGAAAGCACCTCGGCCTCGACCAAGAATTGCCCGTTGCGCCGCGCTTCGTCCATCAACTCCTTCAGGTTCTTGCCCGCCACGTAGTCCATGACGATGTAGTCCAGCTCATCTTCGCTGAAGTAATCCGACACCTTGGGCAGGTTGGGGTGGTCGAGCCGGGCCAGGATGCTCGCTTCCCGCGAGAACTGGTGCTGCAACTCGGCGATCAGAGCCGGTTCGATGTTGGGGTCAATGCGCACGGCTTTCACCGCACACTTTCGACCCTCGAGACGAAGGTCCTCGGCCAGGTAGACAGAGCCCATGCCGCCCTGTCCGATGGCAGCTTCGATGCGATAACGCCGGCGCAGGACCGTACCGGGCTGGAGCATATCGCGCATTGTACCGTTAGTCGCTCATCCTTCGATTACTCTGCGAAGCGCAACGTGGGGCAATCGTATTCTAAAACGCGTCACTCGTCAGGTAGCGAGCATGCGCGACGTCCGGCGCGTCAACGACTGTCTGATTGCTGGCGCGTGGATGGCAGCGCACCTGCAGACGCGCGACCGGTGCACACGCTGATAGAATTGAAGCGCGATGAACCAAGACGCACCCATGCTCATCATTGAAAGCGGCCAGTTGGCCGGTCAGCGCTGGCTGGTGGATAGCGACGTCGTGGTAATCGGCCGCGAAATCGGCATCGCTGATCTGATGTTGCCCGAGCGCCAGGTGTCGCGTCGCCACGCCAAGATCGAACGCACGCCGGAAGGATTCGTGCTGACCGATCTGAACAGTAAGAACGGCACGTTCCTGAACGGCAAAGAGGTGAAGGAACCCAAGTTGCTTCAGGATGGCGACGAGATCCAGATCGCGCTGTGCGTCAAGATCGCCTTCGTGGGCAGCGACGCGACGGCGCCACTCAACGCCCGCCCGATCAGCAAGGCGATGCGCCCGGTGGTGCGCGGCATCCGCATTGACAAGGAGAGCCGCCGCGTCTACATCGCCGAGCAGGAGCTCGAGCCGCCGCTCTCGTTGCAACAGTATCGCCTGCTCGAGCTGCTCATGGACGCGAACGGTGGTCTGGTCTCGCGCCAGGAAATCGTCGAGCGCGTGTGGGAGGGCGAGAGCGCCTACGGCGTGAGCGAGCAGGCGATTGACGCCCTGGTGCGTCGCCTGCGTGACCGCATCGCCGAGCGCGACCCCGACCACG
The window above is part of the Candidatus Roseilinea sp. genome. Proteins encoded here:
- a CDS encoding transcriptional regulator, encoding MLIIESGQLAGQRWLVDSDVVVIGREIGIADLMLPERQVSRRHAKIERTPEGFVLTDLNSKNGTFLNGKEVKEPKLLQDGDEIQIALCVKIAFVGSDATAPLNARPISKAMRPVVRGIRIDKESRRVYIAEQELEPPLSLQQYRLLELLMDANGGLVSRQEIVERVWEGESAYGVSEQAIDALVRRLRDRIAERDPDHEYIVTVRGHGLRFENRYQ